The Gemmatimonadota bacterium genome has a segment encoding these proteins:
- the recF gene encoding DNA replication and repair protein RecF (All proteins in this family for which functions are known are DNA-binding proteins that assist the filamentation of RecA onto DNA for the initiation of recombination or recombinational repair.), which translates to MAEDAPTAGVAVRLRSLALRNVRNIGAADLTWPAAGAVIVGANGHGKTNLLEAIHYAHALRPLRGGPDREVVQFDQDTFHLGYSAEGARCHTLGIGAERGSRAKRVVMDGAPVARLADAFAAIPSVVLSPRDAELVQGAPRERRHFLDALLAATSPRYLEALQRYRHALAQRSVVLRGPSTSSQGTEASVWEGPLATAGAVLWVMRRDWTSAWAKTFTQYCAEMGETAAANMRHHTGQGDALEHEEANLVEHLRGSLAAGREDDVRRGMTQVGPHRDDVRLLHGGRSVRAFASAGQQRTMALALRLIAWETLCASLARRPILLLDDPFAELDRSRVERILAMLRRMEGVQRILVVPRADEVPPDFTPLERWTIREGVIDGGQ; encoded by the coding sequence ATGGCGGAGGACGCGCCGACGGCCGGCGTTGCGGTGCGCCTACGGTCTCTGGCGTTGCGCAACGTCCGGAACATCGGCGCGGCCGACCTCACGTGGCCCGCCGCCGGTGCCGTCATCGTCGGTGCCAACGGCCACGGCAAGACGAACCTGCTGGAAGCGATCCACTACGCCCATGCGCTGCGGCCGCTCCGTGGGGGGCCGGACCGCGAGGTGGTTCAGTTCGATCAGGACACGTTTCACCTGGGCTACAGCGCGGAAGGGGCTCGCTGTCACACCTTGGGGATTGGCGCCGAACGTGGATCGCGGGCCAAACGTGTCGTGATGGATGGCGCTCCCGTCGCTCGACTGGCCGATGCCTTCGCGGCAATACCGTCCGTCGTGCTCTCACCGCGCGACGCCGAGCTGGTCCAGGGCGCCCCGCGGGAGCGACGGCACTTCCTCGACGCCCTCCTGGCAGCGACTTCACCGCGGTACCTGGAGGCCCTGCAGCGCTACCGGCACGCCCTGGCGCAACGGAGCGTGGTCCTGCGAGGACCATCGACCTCGAGCCAGGGAACCGAGGCCTCCGTGTGGGAAGGACCGCTTGCAACGGCGGGCGCGGTCCTGTGGGTCATGCGTCGCGACTGGACCTCGGCGTGGGCAAAGACCTTCACGCAGTACTGCGCGGAGATGGGAGAAACTGCCGCGGCCAACATGCGCCACCACACGGGGCAAGGCGACGCATTGGAGCACGAGGAGGCCAACCTGGTCGAGCACCTGCGGGGGAGCCTGGCGGCGGGCCGCGAAGACGACGTGCGACGCGGGATGACGCAGGTAGGTCCGCATCGGGATGACGTGCGCCTTCTGCACGGCGGGAGGTCGGTGCGCGCTTTTGCGAGTGCGGGGCAGCAGCGCACCATGGCGCTGGCCTTGCGACTCATCGCTTGGGAGACGTTGTGCGCGAGCCTGGCCCGGCGCCCGATCCTGCTCCTCGACGATCCATTCGCCGAGCTCGATCGCTCGCGTGTGGAGCGTATCCTGGCGATGTTGCGGCGCATGGAAGGTGTGCAGCGCATCCTGGTGGTCCCGCGTGCGGACGAGGTTCCACCCGACTTCACACCGCTGGAACGGTGGACGATTCGCGAAGGTGTGATTGATGGCGGACAGTAA
- the gyrB gene encoding DNA topoisomerase (ATP-hydrolyzing) subunit B, producing MSKNYDAQNIQVLKGLEAVRKRPGMYIGSTSSRGLHHLVYEVVDNSIDEALAGHCDTVAVTIHADNSITVSDNGRGIPVDIHPTEKLPGLEVAMTVLHAGGKFDKDSYKVSGGLHGVGVSVVNALSEQLKVWVKRDGKEYYMDFERGTTTTKLKVTGKVGAKERGTRVYFKPDPQIFTELNYDYATLANRLRELSFLNKGVTITLRDERDDPAKVETFHAKGGLKEMVQHLNSNKKPLHTEVLHVDTERDDIGIEVAIQYNDGYNENVFTFVNNINTHEGGTHLTGFKAALTRRINDYAAKGGFLKKADFTLSGEDVREGLTAVLSIKVREPQFEGQTKTKLGNSEAESAVKTLVNDWLGTYLDEHPRVANIIVEKAVSAARAREAARKARDLTRKKSALDIGTLPGKLADCSLSDPALCEVFLVEGDSAGGSAKQGRNREFQAILPLRGKIINVEKARIDKVLSNEEIRTIITAIGSGIKDEFDLEKTRYHKIIIMTDADVDGAHIRTLLLTFFFRQMPQLIDAGYIYIAQPPLYRVAKGKQEFYAYDEKERDGYVERLAGGDSSKANIQRYKGLGEMNKDQLWDTTMDPERRTLYRVGLDDAVQADRIFQTLMGDEVEPRKLFIEANARFVTHLDI from the coding sequence ATGTCGAAGAACTACGACGCGCAGAATATCCAGGTCCTCAAGGGGCTCGAGGCGGTGCGGAAGCGGCCCGGGATGTACATCGGCTCCACGTCGTCACGCGGGCTGCACCATCTCGTGTACGAGGTGGTCGACAACTCGATCGATGAGGCGCTGGCCGGTCATTGCGACACGGTCGCGGTGACGATTCACGCGGATAACTCGATCACGGTTTCGGACAACGGTCGCGGGATTCCGGTGGACATCCACCCCACCGAGAAGTTGCCGGGGCTGGAAGTCGCGATGACGGTGCTCCACGCGGGCGGCAAGTTCGACAAGGACAGCTACAAGGTGTCGGGCGGCCTGCACGGCGTAGGCGTCTCGGTTGTGAATGCGCTGTCGGAGCAACTCAAGGTGTGGGTGAAGCGCGACGGGAAGGAGTACTACATGGACTTCGAGCGTGGGACGACCACGACGAAGCTCAAGGTGACCGGCAAGGTCGGGGCGAAGGAACGTGGGACGCGGGTCTACTTCAAGCCGGACCCGCAGATCTTCACCGAGCTCAACTACGACTACGCTACCCTTGCGAACCGCCTGCGTGAGCTGTCCTTCCTCAACAAGGGCGTCACCATCACGCTGCGGGACGAGCGGGACGACCCGGCCAAGGTGGAGACCTTCCACGCCAAGGGCGGCCTCAAGGAGATGGTGCAGCACCTCAACAGCAACAAGAAGCCGCTGCACACCGAGGTGCTCCATGTCGATACCGAGCGGGACGACATCGGGATCGAGGTGGCCATCCAGTACAACGACGGCTACAACGAGAACGTGTTCACCTTCGTGAACAACATCAACACACACGAGGGCGGGACCCACCTCACGGGCTTCAAGGCGGCGCTCACGCGGCGCATCAACGACTACGCGGCGAAAGGAGGCTTCCTCAAGAAGGCGGACTTTACCCTGAGCGGCGAGGACGTGCGCGAAGGGCTGACCGCGGTCCTGTCGATCAAGGTGCGCGAGCCGCAATTCGAGGGACAGACGAAGACCAAGCTGGGGAACTCCGAGGCCGAATCCGCGGTCAAGACGTTGGTCAACGACTGGCTCGGCACCTACCTGGATGAGCATCCGCGTGTCGCGAACATCATCGTCGAAAAGGCAGTGTCGGCCGCCCGCGCGCGGGAAGCCGCGCGCAAGGCGCGCGACCTGACGCGCAAGAAGTCGGCGCTCGACATCGGCACGTTGCCTGGCAAACTCGCCGACTGCTCCCTCAGCGACCCGGCCCTCTGTGAAGTCTTCCTCGTCGAGGGCGACTCCGCCGGCGGCTCGGCCAAACAGGGGCGCAATCGTGAGTTCCAGGCGATTCTTCCTCTCCGGGGGAAGATCATCAACGTCGAGAAGGCTCGCATCGACAAGGTCCTCTCCAACGAGGAAATCCGTACGATCATCACCGCGATCGGTAGCGGGATCAAGGACGAGTTCGATCTCGAGAAGACCCGGTACCACAAGATCATCATCATGACGGACGCCGACGTCGACGGCGCCCACATCCGCACGCTGCTGCTGACCTTCTTCTTCCGGCAGATGCCGCAGTTGATCGACGCGGGCTACATCTACATTGCGCAGCCGCCCCTGTATCGCGTCGCGAAGGGCAAGCAGGAGTTCTATGCCTACGACGAGAAGGAACGCGATGGCTACGTGGAGCGGCTCGCCGGCGGCGACAGCAGCAAGGCGAACATCCAGCGTTACAAGGGCCTCGGGGAGATGAACAAGGACCAGCTCTGGGACACCACGATGGACCCGGAACGACGCACGCTGTACCGAGTGGGTCTGGACGACGCCGTGCAGGCCGATCGGATCTTCCAGACCCTGATGGGCGACGAAGTCGAACCGCGCAAGCTGTTCATCGAGGCCAACGCGCGCTTCGTGACGCACCTCGACATCTAG
- the glpK gene encoding glycerol kinase GlpK — protein sequence MRHVLAIDQGTTGSTCLVVRDDGAIVGRAYREITQHFPAPGWVEHDADEIFERTRDAAREAIAAAGVVPDCIGITNQRETIVLWDRASGRPVARAIVWQDRRTAARCAELADRAVEVMQATGLVVDAYFSGSKLEWLLRDVPARAASAASGTLAAGTIDAWLIWKLTNGAVHATDPTNASRTMLYDINTHAWSPALCEMFGVSRQLLPEVRPSSGDFGVAHADHFGMAIPIRSAVGDQQSALYGQGCWAPGEGKNTYGTGAFLLFNAGAARPASGGGLLTTIACDEWGKPAYAVEASIFIAGAAIQWLRDGLGIIQTAAETESLARSVESTDGVYFVPALVGLGAPQWEPEARGTIVGLTRGTTRAHLARAALEAMAWSTADVVDAVREFAGVRVDRLRVDGGACANNWLMQFQSDVLGVPVERPAMLETTALGAAGLAGIAAGVWATPEAFLAARAFTRFAPAHRPEQGRAEWQRAVRAALGWARDRSIQ from the coding sequence ATGCGACATGTCCTCGCGATCGACCAGGGAACGACCGGAAGCACCTGCCTCGTCGTGCGCGACGATGGCGCGATCGTTGGGCGCGCGTATCGCGAGATCACACAACACTTTCCCGCGCCGGGTTGGGTGGAGCATGACGCCGACGAGATCTTCGAGCGAACCCGGGATGCGGCACGCGAAGCGATTGCGGCCGCGGGGGTGGTTCCCGATTGCATCGGCATCACCAACCAGCGGGAGACGATCGTCCTCTGGGACCGGGCGTCGGGCCGTCCGGTGGCGCGCGCCATCGTGTGGCAGGACCGGCGGACGGCGGCACGCTGTGCTGAGTTAGCGGATCGCGCCGTCGAGGTCATGCAGGCCACGGGCCTGGTGGTCGATGCCTACTTCTCGGGGAGCAAGCTGGAGTGGCTCCTGCGCGACGTGCCCGCGCGGGCCGCCAGCGCGGCATCTGGCACCCTGGCGGCGGGTACGATCGACGCGTGGCTCATCTGGAAGCTCACCAACGGGGCGGTACACGCGACAGACCCGACCAATGCGTCGCGGACCATGTTGTACGACATCAACACGCATGCGTGGAGTCCGGCCCTCTGTGAGATGTTTGGTGTCTCCCGGCAGCTCCTGCCCGAGGTCCGTCCCTCCTCCGGGGATTTCGGTGTGGCGCACGCCGACCACTTTGGCATGGCGATCCCGATCCGGAGTGCGGTCGGCGACCAGCAGTCCGCATTGTATGGTCAGGGGTGCTGGGCGCCCGGAGAAGGCAAGAACACATATGGAACGGGTGCCTTCCTTCTCTTCAACGCCGGTGCCGCGCGTCCGGCATCCGGAGGCGGATTGCTCACCACGATCGCGTGTGACGAGTGGGGGAAACCCGCGTACGCAGTGGAGGCCTCGATCTTCATCGCCGGCGCCGCCATTCAGTGGCTGCGCGACGGCCTGGGGATCATCCAGACAGCCGCGGAGACCGAGTCGCTGGCACGATCCGTCGAATCCACCGATGGGGTGTACTTCGTCCCCGCCCTCGTGGGGCTTGGTGCCCCCCAGTGGGAGCCAGAGGCCCGTGGAACCATTGTGGGGCTGACGCGCGGCACGACGCGCGCCCATCTCGCTCGCGCGGCCCTGGAGGCCATGGCATGGTCGACGGCGGACGTCGTCGACGCTGTGCGCGAGTTCGCCGGTGTGCGTGTGGACCGTTTGCGCGTGGACGGCGGGGCCTGCGCCAACAACTGGCTCATGCAGTTCCAGTCTGACGTCCTCGGCGTCCCGGTGGAACGCCCGGCGATGCTCGAGACGACCGCGTTAGGTGCGGCCGGACTCGCGGGGATCGCGGCCGGGGTGTGGGCGACACCGGAGGCGTTCCTCGCCGCCAGGGCCTTCACCCGCTTCGCGCCGGCGCACCGTCCGGAGCAAGGGCGGGCGGAGTGGCAGCGCGCCGTTCGGGCCGCGTTAGGGTGGGCGCGGGATCGATCGATCCAGTAG
- a CDS encoding DUF721 domain-containing protein, with product MADSKKRGGDAERLGEALATFLRRSGLGERVQQSDVISRWSELVGPELAAATRAVSISEDGTLFAVARTAGWLNELTFMERELLENLNRVSGSKPLRRIRWAIMR from the coding sequence ATGGCGGACAGTAAGAAGCGTGGGGGTGACGCCGAGCGCCTGGGCGAGGCGCTGGCGACCTTTTTGCGCCGCAGCGGCCTGGGCGAACGCGTGCAGCAATCGGATGTTATTTCGCGCTGGTCCGAGCTGGTGGGTCCGGAACTCGCGGCCGCGACCCGAGCTGTTTCCATCTCGGAAGATGGGACCCTGTTCGCCGTGGCCAGGACTGCTGGTTGGCTGAACGAATTGACGTTCATGGAACGCGAGCTGCTGGAGAACCTGAACCGCGTGAGTGGGAGCAAACCACTGCGTCGGATTCGCTGGGCGATCATGCGCTAA
- the mtnA gene encoding S-methyl-5-thioribose-1-phosphate isomerase has product MITPIEAVRWNPTADAVRIIDQRRLPEHYEERDLRTLDDVVEAIQTLSVRGAPAIGVCGAIGLAVVASTAASGAAATFHEELGRMAIAIRDARPTAVNLAWAVDRVMSRVDAQSDRATVLAVLRDEATRILDEDRAMCQAIGEHGSSLIRDGSRILTHCNAGALATGGMGTALAPIYVAHGRGQRVAVFADETRPLLQGSRLTAWELARAGVPVTVISDNMAASIMRSGMIDLCIVGADRIAANGDVANKIGTYGVAVLARHHGIPFYVAAPTSTIDPATATGADIVIEQRSPDEVAVPFGHRIAPVGAAIHNPAFDVTPAELVSAIITDTGIFRAPYRFG; this is encoded by the coding sequence GTGATCACACCCATTGAAGCTGTCCGCTGGAACCCGACCGCCGACGCGGTCCGCATCATCGACCAGCGCCGCCTGCCGGAGCACTACGAGGAACGTGACCTTCGCACCCTCGACGACGTGGTGGAGGCCATCCAGACCCTGAGCGTGCGGGGTGCACCGGCGATTGGGGTGTGCGGTGCCATCGGTCTCGCCGTCGTGGCTTCAACCGCCGCCAGCGGAGCGGCGGCGACCTTTCACGAGGAACTGGGGCGTATGGCCATCGCCATCCGCGACGCACGGCCGACCGCGGTCAACCTCGCATGGGCCGTGGACCGGGTCATGTCGCGAGTCGACGCACAGTCCGACCGAGCCACCGTCCTGGCGGTGTTGCGGGACGAGGCGACCCGGATCCTCGACGAGGATCGCGCGATGTGTCAGGCGATCGGGGAGCATGGGAGTTCGCTGATCCGCGACGGCTCGCGCATTCTCACGCATTGCAACGCCGGCGCCCTCGCGACCGGTGGCATGGGAACCGCACTCGCGCCCATCTATGTAGCGCATGGCCGCGGCCAGCGCGTCGCCGTGTTCGCCGATGAAACGCGCCCCCTGCTCCAGGGAAGTCGCTTGACCGCCTGGGAACTGGCCCGCGCTGGCGTGCCGGTGACGGTGATCTCCGACAACATGGCTGCGAGCATCATGCGGAGTGGGATGATCGACCTGTGCATCGTGGGCGCCGATCGGATCGCCGCGAATGGCGACGTGGCGAACAAGATCGGGACCTACGGCGTGGCGGTCCTCGCGCGCCATCACGGGATCCCGTTCTACGTGGCAGCGCCGACATCCACCATCGATCCCGCCACTGCCACTGGGGCGGATATCGTCATTGAGCAGCGCTCCCCCGATGAGGTCGCGGTGCCCTTTGGCCACCGCATCGCCCCGGTCGGGGCGGCGATCCACAACCCGGCCTTTGACGTTACCCCAGCCGAGCTGGTCAGCGCCATCATCACCGATACCGGGATCTTCCGCGCACCGTACCGCTTCGGCTGA
- a CDS encoding enoyl-CoA hydratase/isomerase family protein has product MYTNCTFTVNDRVATLTINRPDKLNALNAATIGELEQAITEVTTRDDIGGMIVTGAGKAFIAGADISELATQTPVAAKGRALRGQRIFAMFERSRKPVIAAVNGFALGGGCELAMSCHFRLASEFAKFGQPEVKLGICPGYGGTQRLPRLVGKGRALQLLLTGDMIDAAEALRIGLVNQVLPAADLLARADALVRQIMANGPLAVAMCIEAVQYGYDAPLDEALNLEANHFAILSGTQDMREGTAAFLDKRAPAFTGR; this is encoded by the coding sequence ATGTACACCAACTGCACGTTCACGGTCAACGATCGCGTCGCCACACTCACGATCAACCGGCCCGACAAGCTGAATGCCTTGAACGCCGCGACCATTGGCGAACTCGAGCAGGCGATCACGGAGGTTACCACCCGGGACGATATCGGCGGAATGATCGTCACGGGGGCGGGCAAGGCATTCATAGCTGGGGCCGACATCTCCGAGCTGGCCACGCAGACCCCCGTAGCCGCGAAGGGTCGCGCCCTCCGCGGCCAGCGCATCTTCGCGATGTTCGAGCGCTCCCGAAAGCCGGTGATCGCGGCCGTGAACGGGTTCGCACTCGGCGGTGGCTGCGAGTTGGCGATGTCCTGCCATTTTCGTCTGGCCTCGGAGTTCGCGAAATTCGGGCAGCCCGAGGTGAAGCTGGGGATATGTCCCGGGTACGGCGGCACCCAACGCCTCCCGCGCCTGGTCGGCAAGGGACGCGCGCTGCAGCTGCTTCTGACCGGCGACATGATCGATGCCGCCGAGGCGCTCCGGATCGGGCTGGTCAACCAGGTGCTACCCGCCGCTGACCTCCTGGCGCGGGCCGACGCACTGGTGCGCCAGATCATGGCGAACGGCCCGCTGGCCGTGGCGATGTGCATCGAGGCCGTGCAGTACGGGTACGACGCGCCACTCGACGAGGCGCTGAACCTGGAAGCGAACCACTTCGCGATCCTGTCGGGGACGCAGGACATGCGCGAAGGAACGGCGGCGTTCCTGGACAAGCGCGCGCCCGCCTTCACGGGTCGTTAG